The following coding sequences are from one Rhodobiaceae bacterium window:
- the rnr gene encoding ribonuclease R translates to MASPKKPPTKKKRDRKPKKPDVTLPTRDQIMAFVTESPGKVGKREIAKAFGISGSQRIGLKRILKELTQEGLLKKEEGKSLAKPGEMPPVAVIDITRRDQDGELIATPNNWSEDTPVPQIVIVPGDANDRQRGAPAGVGDRVLARITKIGEEGPADYPYEARVIRRIGKGNENFLGIFRKTPTGGRIVPVDKKARNEYEVTRPHIGEAAEGDLVLVEAMPGPRYAPRRAKVKETYGRGDEQRSISLIAIHAHGIPDAFPDAVIAAADAAKPVKLSKARDDLRDVPLITIDPPDARDHDDAVAALPDDDPKNEGGWIVYVAIADVSHYVESGGLLDKEALKRGNSTYFPDRVVPMLPERISNDLCSLREGEDRPCLAVRMVFDKNGQKKSHKFLRGIMRSAAKLSYAEAQSAFEGNPDPRFKDLQREVIEPLWQAYQAMSKARDKRGPLALDLPEHKIVIDREVGKISEVKIADKFESMRVIEECMIQANVCAAESLEAKKSPLIYRIHDAPSREKLMALSEFLETLDMKVAKGAVMKPAQFNQILAKVKDTEYAQMVSDVVLRSQAQAIYSPDNLGHFGLNLRRYAHFTSPIRRYADLIVHRSLISGLKLGDDGLSDDDVKLMSQTAEHISQTERRSMVAERDSNDRYIASYLEKQIGAEFTGRISGVTRFGLFIRLSDTGADGLIPIATLDNDYYHHDEGAHALIGERTGTRYRIGDPVRVRLEEATPVTGGLRFTMLEGGTEGKGKRRGKNGGRPNSGPGGGKKPYKRGGGRNARPRGKK, encoded by the coding sequence TTGGCCTCACCCAAAAAGCCACCCACCAAAAAGAAGCGGGATCGCAAGCCCAAAAAGCCTGACGTAACGCTTCCGACACGTGACCAGATCATGGCTTTCGTCACGGAGTCGCCGGGCAAGGTTGGGAAACGCGAAATCGCCAAGGCCTTTGGCATTTCAGGCTCCCAACGCATTGGCCTAAAACGCATTCTGAAAGAGCTGACCCAGGAAGGCCTGCTCAAAAAGGAAGAAGGCAAATCACTCGCTAAGCCAGGAGAGATGCCCCCTGTCGCGGTGATCGACATCACCAGACGCGACCAGGATGGCGAACTCATTGCGACACCAAACAATTGGTCAGAAGACACGCCAGTTCCGCAAATTGTCATTGTCCCCGGTGATGCGAATGACCGACAGCGCGGCGCACCGGCAGGTGTTGGTGATCGTGTCTTAGCGCGCATCACCAAGATTGGTGAAGAAGGACCTGCTGACTATCCCTACGAAGCGCGGGTTATCCGCCGCATCGGCAAAGGCAATGAGAACTTCCTCGGTATTTTCCGTAAGACCCCGACCGGCGGCCGCATTGTTCCCGTCGATAAAAAGGCCCGGAACGAATACGAAGTCACCCGGCCGCATATCGGTGAAGCAGCAGAAGGCGATCTTGTCCTGGTAGAAGCCATGCCGGGTCCCCGCTACGCGCCACGTCGGGCAAAGGTCAAAGAAACTTATGGTCGCGGTGATGAACAGCGCTCCATCAGCCTAATCGCCATTCATGCCCACGGTATTCCAGACGCGTTCCCAGATGCCGTTATCGCAGCCGCAGATGCTGCAAAACCAGTGAAGCTGAGCAAAGCCCGCGACGACCTGCGCGATGTGCCGCTCATTACGATTGACCCGCCAGACGCCCGCGATCACGACGACGCGGTTGCCGCCCTTCCCGACGACGATCCAAAAAACGAAGGTGGCTGGATTGTTTATGTCGCTATTGCTGACGTGTCGCACTATGTGGAGAGCGGTGGACTTCTCGACAAAGAAGCCCTGAAACGTGGCAACTCAACCTATTTCCCTGACCGCGTGGTGCCCATGCTGCCGGAACGCATCTCGAACGATCTCTGTTCGCTCCGCGAAGGGGAAGACCGGCCCTGCCTTGCTGTGCGTATGGTCTTCGACAAAAACGGCCAGAAAAAGAGCCACAAGTTTCTGCGCGGCATCATGCGCTCGGCAGCGAAACTTTCTTACGCAGAAGCCCAGTCCGCATTTGAAGGCAATCCAGACCCACGTTTTAAAGATTTGCAACGCGAAGTTATCGAACCGCTTTGGCAGGCCTATCAGGCCATGTCGAAAGCCCGAGACAAGCGCGGTCCGCTAGCTCTTGATTTGCCAGAGCATAAGATCGTGATCGACCGGGAAGTCGGCAAAATCAGCGAGGTCAAAATCGCTGACAAGTTTGAGTCCATGCGTGTAATCGAAGAATGTATGATCCAGGCAAACGTTTGCGCGGCTGAATCTCTCGAAGCGAAAAAATCACCGCTCATCTACCGCATTCACGATGCGCCCAGCCGCGAAAAGCTCATGGCTTTGTCGGAGTTCCTTGAGACACTGGACATGAAGGTGGCTAAGGGCGCGGTCATGAAACCTGCCCAGTTCAATCAGATCCTCGCGAAGGTTAAAGACACCGAATACGCCCAAATGGTGAGCGACGTTGTGTTGCGCAGCCAGGCGCAAGCAATCTACTCACCAGACAATCTGGGCCACTTCGGACTGAACCTGCGCCGCTACGCCCACTTCACATCGCCCATCCGACGCTATGCCGACCTCATTGTGCATCGCAGCCTCATTAGCGGCCTCAAGCTCGGGGATGATGGCTTGAGTGACGATGACGTGAAGCTGATGTCTCAAACTGCTGAACATATTTCGCAGACCGAACGTCGTTCCATGGTCGCTGAGCGTGACTCTAATGATCGCTACATCGCCTCCTATTTGGAAAAACAGATCGGCGCGGAATTTACAGGCCGCATCTCCGGCGTAACTCGTTTTGGTCTGTTCATCCGGTTAAGTGACACTGGGGCCGACGGTCTCATCCCCATTGCCACCCTCGACAACGACTACTACCACCATGATGAAGGGGCACATGCGCTCATCGGAGAGCGAACCGGCACCCGCTACAGGATTGGTGACCCCGTCCGTGTACGACTGGAGGAAGCCACACCCGTGACAGGCGGACTACGCTTCACCATGCTCGAAGGCGGGACCGAGGGAAAAGGCAAACGCCGTGGAAAAAATGGTGGGCGCCCTAACTCAGGACCGGGAGGCGGCAAGAAGCCTTACAAACGCGGCGGCGGCCGAAACGCGCGGCCTCGTGGGAAAAAGTAG